One part of the Amphiura filiformis chromosome 5, Afil_fr2py, whole genome shotgun sequence genome encodes these proteins:
- the LOC140152040 gene encoding nmrA-like family domain-containing protein 1: MANVVVVFGATGTQGGSVLRALLKDKKNFTVRAVTRNAESPKAKALAALGVEVVQASLDDASTLSSAVEGCHGVFGVTNSWEHMNSDREIQQGKDLVDACKAAGVKHLVFSLLENVEDAIGVKCPHFDAKGVIEKYMFESGVPCTSVRYSFYMENIIGMMKPQRQYDGGYQLVIPMGDQPMDMVSSSAAGQAVAAIFRCPTKYLGRAIGLTGDKKTVAEYAKILNKYLSPKKFKATDMPLDQYSRLGFPGADDLAAMFDFYRRGNPDRNLKLTWHLDPGMPSFEEWVKANKDAINESLESQD; encoded by the exons ATGGCTAATGTTGTCGTAGTTTTTGGAGCTACCGGAACACAGGGCGGATCTGTGCTCAGGGCTCTGTTAAAGGACAAGAAGAACTTTACAGTGCGAGCTGTGACAAGAAATGCAGAAAGTCCGAAAGCTAAAGCTCTAGCAGCATTAG GTGTGGAGGTAGTACAAGCTAGCCTTGATGACGCTTCTACTCTGTCCAGTGCTGTGGAAGGATGCCATGGTGTCTTCGGCGTTACTAATTCCTGGGAACATATGAATTCCGATCGCGAAATTCAACAG GGGAAAGACTTAGTTGATGCCTGTAAAGCTGCTGGGGTGAAGCATCTCGTCTTCAGTCTGCTGGAAAATGTTGAAGATGCCATCGGTGTTAAGTGTCCTCACTTTGACGCTAAAGGCGTAATTGAGAAATATATGTTTGAATCTGGGGTGCCGTGTACTAGTGTCAGATATTCTTTCTATATGGAAAATATAATTGGCATGATGAAGCCACAGAGGCAATATGACGGAGGATATCAACTTG TCATACCAATGGGTGACCAACCTATGGATATGGTCTCTAGCTCTGCTGCGGGACAAGCCGTTGCCGCAATTTTCCGTTGTCCAACCAAATACTTAGGGAGAGCAATAGGTTTGACAGGAGATAAGAAAACCGTTGCTGAATATGCCAAAATTCTTAACAAATACCTTTCTCCAAAGAAATTCAAAGCAACTGAT ATGCCCCTTGACCAGTACAGCAGACTAGGATTCCCTGGTGCGGATGATTTAGCCGCCATGTTTGATTTCTACCGTCGTGGAAATCCAGATAGAAATCTTAAGCTTACCTGGCACTTGGATCCAGGAATGCCATCTTTTGAAGAATGGGTGAAAGCAAACAAAGACGCTATTAATGAATCCTTGGAAAGTCAGGACTAA
- the LOC140152041 gene encoding nmrA-like family domain-containing protein 1: MVKLIAVFGATGTQGGSVARALLNDPKSFKVRAVTRNPNGEKAQQLADLGAEVVNASLDDPSTLLDALSGCYGVFGVTIYDDHRDKNREVKQGKALVDACIESGIQHLIFSLFQSTTDQNPLIAGKAEIEKYMLESEIRCTSVRYSFYMENLLAGPLKPKLQHDGSFALAIPIDTPFGLLAASEAGKAVSSIFRCPDRYYGRIIPFAGDKITVKRMANILSRHLAPKVFRPSKTDLEQFSRLGFPGADELAGLFDFYQSGNYELNLALTRHLDPGTKTFEEWVVANKSMLNEVFNDED, from the exons ATGGTTAAACTGATTGCTGTATTTGGTGCTACTGGTACCCAGGGAGGCTCAGTTGCAAGGGCACTTTTGAACGATCCCAAATCATTCAAAGTGAGAGCAGTTACTAGAAATCCAAATGGCGAGAAAGCACAGCAACTCGCGGATCTAG GTGCTGAAGTGGTGAATGCGAGTTTGGACGATCCTTCCACGCTTCTGGACGCCTTGTCGGGTTGCTATGGTGTTTTTGGTGTCACAATTTACGATGACCATCGAGACAAAAATCGTGAAGTAAAACAG GGCAAGGCTCTTGTAGATGCATGCATAGAGTCTGGTATTCAGCATCTGATCTTCAGTTTGTTTCAAAGCACAACAGACCAAAATCCGCTCATAGCAGGCAAAGCTGAAATCGAAAAATACATGTTAGAATCTGAAATACGTTGCACAAGTGTTCGTTATTCGTTCTACATGGAGAATCTGCTCGCGGGTCCGTTGAAACCAAAGCTTCAACATGATGGTTCTTTTGCCCTTG CAATACCAATCGATACACCTTTCGGATTGCTAGCTGCTTCAGAGGCCGGCAAAGCTGTTTCCTCTATCTTTCGATGTCCAGACCGATATTACGGCAGGATTATTCCATTCGCAGGAGACAAGATCACTGTTAAACGAATGGCTAACATATTGAGTAGGCATTTGGCACCCAAAGTATTTCGCCCTTCAAAG ACCGACCTCGAGCAATTTTCTCGGCTGGGCTTCCCTGGTGCAGATGAATTGGCGGGACTATTTGACTTCTACCAAAGTGGAAACTATGAATTAAACCTGGCTCTCACCCGACATCTGGATCCTGGAACCAAGACATTTGAAGAATGGGTAGTTGCAAACAAGAGCATGCTCAATGAAGTGTTCAATGACGAAGACTAA